Proteins found in one Pyrus communis chromosome 15, drPyrComm1.1, whole genome shotgun sequence genomic segment:
- the LOC137718761 gene encoding protein RADIALIS-like 3 has translation MASSGSWTARQNKLFENALAVYDEDTPERWYNLARAVGGKSVEEVKRHYQMLVEDVKKIEAGEVPLPNYRKSGGGNTKSYSMDIEEQRMKTLRIQ, from the exons ATGGCGTCGTCGGGATCGTGGACGGCGAGGCAAAACAAGTTGTTTGAGAATGCTCTGGCGGTTTACGACGAGGACACGCCGGAGAGGTGGTACAATCTCGCGAGGGCTGTGGGTGGGAAATCAGTGGAGGAAGTGAAGAGGCACTATCAGATGCTTGTAGAAGATGTGAAGAAGATTGAGGCTGGTGAGGTGCCTTTGCCTAATTACAGAAAATCTGGTGGAGGAAACACTAAATCGTATTCCATGGATATTGAAGAACAGAG GATGAAGACTCTAAGAATTCAGTGA